A genome region from Pseudorca crassidens isolate mPseCra1 chromosome 20, mPseCra1.hap1, whole genome shotgun sequence includes the following:
- the SNRNP70 gene encoding U1 small nuclear ribonucleoprotein 70 kDa isoform X1 has product MTQFLPPNLLALFAPRDPIPYLPPLEKLPHEKHHNQPYCGIAPYIREFEDPRDAPPPTRAETREERMERKRREKIERRQQEVETELKMWDPHNDPNAQGDAFKTLFVARVNYDTTESKLRREFEVYGPIKRIHMVYSKRSGKPRGYAFIEYEHERDMHSAYKHADGKKIDGRRVLVDVERGRTVKGWRPRRLGGGLGGTRRGGADVNIRHSGRDDTSRYDERPGPSPLPHRDRDRDRERERRERSRERDKERERRRSRSRDRRRRSRSRDKEERRRSRERSKDKDRDRKRRSSRSRERARRERERKEELRGSGGGGDMAEPSEAGDAPPDDGPPGELGPDGPDGPEEKGRDRDRERRRSHRSDRERRRDRERERDREHKRGERGGERGRDEARGGAGGGGQDNGLEGLGSDGRDMYMESEGGDGYLAPENGYLMEAAPE; this is encoded by the exons ATGACGCAGTTCCTGCCACCCAACCTTCTGGCTCTCTTTGCTCCCCGTGACCCCATCCCATACCTGCCACCCCTGGAGAAACTGCCACATGAAAAACACCACAATCAACCTTACTGTGGCATTGCGCCATACATCCGAGAGTTTGAG GACCCTCGAGATGCCCCTCCTCCGACTCGAGCAGAAACTCGGGAGGAGCGCATGGAGAGGAAG AGACGGGAAAAGATTGAGCGGCGACAGCAGGAAGTCGAGACAGAGCTAAAAATGT GGGACCCTCACAATGATCCCAATGCTCAGGGTGATGCCTTCAAGACTCTCTTTGTGGCTAGAGTG AACTATGACACGACAGAATCCAAGCTCCGGAGAGAGTTTGAGGTGTACGGACCCATCAAAAGA ATACATATGGTCTACAGTAAGCGGTCAGGAAAGCCCCGGGGCTATGCCTTCATCGAGTACGAACACGAGCGAGACATGCATT CCGCTTACAAGCACGCAGACGGCAAGAAGATTGATGGCAGGAGAGTCCTTGTGGACGTGGAGAGGGGCCGCACGGTGAAGGGCTGGAGGCCCCGGCGGCTAG gaggTGGCCTAGGCGGAACCCGGAGAGGTGGCGCTGACGTCAACATCCGGCACTCCGGCCGGGACGACACCTCCCGCTACGATGAGAG GCCcggcccctccccgcttccccacAGGGACCGGGACCGGGACCGCGAGCGGGAGCGCAGGGAGCGGAGCCGCGAGCGAGACAAGGAGCGAGAACGACGACGCTCCCGCTCTCGGGACCGGCGGCGGCGCTCGCGGAGTCGTGACAAGGAGGAGCGGCGGCGCTCCAGGGAGCGGAGCAAGGACAAGGACCGGGATCGGAAGCGGCGCAGCAGCCGGAGCCGTGAGCGGGCGCGGCGGGAGCGGGAACGCAAGGAGGAGCTGCGAGGCAGCGGAGGTGGCGGCGACATGGCAGAGCCCTCCGAGGCCGGCGACGCGCCTCCTGATGATGGGCCTCCCGGGGAGCTGGGTCCCGACGGCCCCGATGGCCCAGAGGAGAAGGGCcgggatcgggatcgggagcGCCGTCGGAGCCACCGGAGCGACCGGGAGCGGCGCCGGGACCGCGAGCGCGAGCGCGATCGGGAGCACAAGCGAGGGGAGCGGGGTGGTGAACGGGGCAGGGATGAGGCTCGAGGTGGGGCGGGTGGCGGTGGGCAGGACAACGGGCTGGAGGGCCTGGGCAGCGACGGCCGAGACATGTACATGGAGTCCGAGGGAGGTGACGGGTACCTTGCTCCAGAGAACGGGTATTTGATGGAGGCTGCGCCAGAGTGA
- the SNRNP70 gene encoding U1 small nuclear ribonucleoprotein 70 kDa isoform X3 codes for MEFAHHCGPSSCRTWLTELLAAGDPHNDPNAQGDAFKTLFVARVNYDTTESKLRREFEVYGPIKRIHMVYSKRSGKPRGYAFIEYEHERDMHSAYKHADGKKIDGRRVLVDVERGRTVKGWRPRRLGGGLGGTRRGGADVNIRHSGRDDTSRYDERPGPSPLPHRDRDRDRERERRERSRERDKERERRRSRSRDRRRRSRSRDKEERRRSRERSKDKDRDRKRRSSRSRERARRERERKEELRGSGGGGDMAEPSEAGDAPPDDGPPGELGPDGPDGPEEKGRDRDRERRRSHRSDRERRRDRERERDREHKRGERGGERGRDEARGGAGGGGQDNGLEGLGSDGRDMYMESEGGDGYLAPENGYLMEAAPE; via the exons ATGGAATTTGCTCACCATTGTGGCCCCAGCTCCTGTAGGACCTGGCTCACAGAACTGTTGGCAGCAG GGGACCCTCACAATGATCCCAATGCTCAGGGTGATGCCTTCAAGACTCTCTTTGTGGCTAGAGTG AACTATGACACGACAGAATCCAAGCTCCGGAGAGAGTTTGAGGTGTACGGACCCATCAAAAGA ATACATATGGTCTACAGTAAGCGGTCAGGAAAGCCCCGGGGCTATGCCTTCATCGAGTACGAACACGAGCGAGACATGCATT CCGCTTACAAGCACGCAGACGGCAAGAAGATTGATGGCAGGAGAGTCCTTGTGGACGTGGAGAGGGGCCGCACGGTGAAGGGCTGGAGGCCCCGGCGGCTAG gaggTGGCCTAGGCGGAACCCGGAGAGGTGGCGCTGACGTCAACATCCGGCACTCCGGCCGGGACGACACCTCCCGCTACGATGAGAG GCCcggcccctccccgcttccccacAGGGACCGGGACCGGGACCGCGAGCGGGAGCGCAGGGAGCGGAGCCGCGAGCGAGACAAGGAGCGAGAACGACGACGCTCCCGCTCTCGGGACCGGCGGCGGCGCTCGCGGAGTCGTGACAAGGAGGAGCGGCGGCGCTCCAGGGAGCGGAGCAAGGACAAGGACCGGGATCGGAAGCGGCGCAGCAGCCGGAGCCGTGAGCGGGCGCGGCGGGAGCGGGAACGCAAGGAGGAGCTGCGAGGCAGCGGAGGTGGCGGCGACATGGCAGAGCCCTCCGAGGCCGGCGACGCGCCTCCTGATGATGGGCCTCCCGGGGAGCTGGGTCCCGACGGCCCCGATGGCCCAGAGGAGAAGGGCcgggatcgggatcgggagcGCCGTCGGAGCCACCGGAGCGACCGGGAGCGGCGCCGGGACCGCGAGCGCGAGCGCGATCGGGAGCACAAGCGAGGGGAGCGGGGTGGTGAACGGGGCAGGGATGAGGCTCGAGGTGGGGCGGGTGGCGGTGGGCAGGACAACGGGCTGGAGGGCCTGGGCAGCGACGGCCGAGACATGTACATGGAGTCCGAGGGAGGTGACGGGTACCTTGCTCCAGAGAACGGGTATTTGATGGAGGCTGCGCCAGAGTGA
- the SNRNP70 gene encoding U1 small nuclear ribonucleoprotein 70 kDa isoform X2: MTQFLPPNLLALFAPRDPIPYLPPLEKLPHEKHHNQPYCGIAPYIREFEDPRDAPPPTRAETREERMERKRREKIERRQQEVETELKMWDPHNDPNAQGDAFKTLFVARVNYDTTESKLRREFEVYGPIKRIHMVYSKRSGKPRGYAFIEYEHERDMHSAYKHADGKKIDGRRVLVDVERGRTVKGWRPRRLGGGLGGTRRGGADVNIRHSGRDDTSRYDERDRDRDRERERRERSRERDKERERRRSRSRDRRRRSRSRDKEERRRSRERSKDKDRDRKRRSSRSRERARRERERKEELRGSGGGGDMAEPSEAGDAPPDDGPPGELGPDGPDGPEEKGRDRDRERRRSHRSDRERRRDRERERDREHKRGERGGERGRDEARGGAGGGGQDNGLEGLGSDGRDMYMESEGGDGYLAPENGYLMEAAPE; the protein is encoded by the exons ATGACGCAGTTCCTGCCACCCAACCTTCTGGCTCTCTTTGCTCCCCGTGACCCCATCCCATACCTGCCACCCCTGGAGAAACTGCCACATGAAAAACACCACAATCAACCTTACTGTGGCATTGCGCCATACATCCGAGAGTTTGAG GACCCTCGAGATGCCCCTCCTCCGACTCGAGCAGAAACTCGGGAGGAGCGCATGGAGAGGAAG AGACGGGAAAAGATTGAGCGGCGACAGCAGGAAGTCGAGACAGAGCTAAAAATGT GGGACCCTCACAATGATCCCAATGCTCAGGGTGATGCCTTCAAGACTCTCTTTGTGGCTAGAGTG AACTATGACACGACAGAATCCAAGCTCCGGAGAGAGTTTGAGGTGTACGGACCCATCAAAAGA ATACATATGGTCTACAGTAAGCGGTCAGGAAAGCCCCGGGGCTATGCCTTCATCGAGTACGAACACGAGCGAGACATGCATT CCGCTTACAAGCACGCAGACGGCAAGAAGATTGATGGCAGGAGAGTCCTTGTGGACGTGGAGAGGGGCCGCACGGTGAAGGGCTGGAGGCCCCGGCGGCTAG gaggTGGCCTAGGCGGAACCCGGAGAGGTGGCGCTGACGTCAACATCCGGCACTCCGGCCGGGACGACACCTCCCGCTACGATGAGAG GGACCGGGACCGGGACCGCGAGCGGGAGCGCAGGGAGCGGAGCCGCGAGCGAGACAAGGAGCGAGAACGACGACGCTCCCGCTCTCGGGACCGGCGGCGGCGCTCGCGGAGTCGTGACAAGGAGGAGCGGCGGCGCTCCAGGGAGCGGAGCAAGGACAAGGACCGGGATCGGAAGCGGCGCAGCAGCCGGAGCCGTGAGCGGGCGCGGCGGGAGCGGGAACGCAAGGAGGAGCTGCGAGGCAGCGGAGGTGGCGGCGACATGGCAGAGCCCTCCGAGGCCGGCGACGCGCCTCCTGATGATGGGCCTCCCGGGGAGCTGGGTCCCGACGGCCCCGATGGCCCAGAGGAGAAGGGCcgggatcgggatcgggagcGCCGTCGGAGCCACCGGAGCGACCGGGAGCGGCGCCGGGACCGCGAGCGCGAGCGCGATCGGGAGCACAAGCGAGGGGAGCGGGGTGGTGAACGGGGCAGGGATGAGGCTCGAGGTGGGGCGGGTGGCGGTGGGCAGGACAACGGGCTGGAGGGCCTGGGCAGCGACGGCCGAGACATGTACATGGAGTCCGAGGGAGGTGACGGGTACCTTGCTCCAGAGAACGGGTATTTGATGGAGGCTGCGCCAGAGTGA